In one Planktothrix serta PCC 8927 genomic region, the following are encoded:
- the hppD gene encoding 4-hydroxyphenylpyruvate dioxygenase — MEFDHIHFYVQDAKRTRDWFIHSLGFQGIGSQNLTHTQTEIVYQGSVYFLFSSPLTVESPVTQFLQLHPPGVVDVAFQVQDLELRVEQLLKQGVRVISPLQFYHDHGETLKWLTLEGWQGLRHTLVEQTGSLTGKLLPGFPDLLPLSSPTLLAIDHVVLNVKSGDLKTAISGYQNQFGFQPKQSFDIQTERSGLQSQVLIHPQGQVQFPINEPTSANSQIQEFLDLNQGSGIQHLALKTSNLVQQVKELRQRGLSFLSVPDEYYLELQNRWHHQSLFIDWEQLKTHQILVDWEALTPEAMLLQIFTQPIFEKPTFFFEFIERKTCAIQGQLRQAQGFGEGNFRALFEAIEREQIKRGSQMI; from the coding sequence ATGGAGTTTGATCATATCCATTTCTATGTTCAAGATGCCAAACGAACACGGGATTGGTTTATTCATAGTCTAGGATTTCAAGGAATTGGGAGTCAGAATCTTACTCACACCCAAACGGAAATCGTCTATCAAGGTTCAGTTTATTTCCTATTCTCTTCGCCTCTAACGGTTGAGAGTCCTGTTACTCAATTTTTGCAGCTTCATCCGCCCGGTGTGGTGGATGTCGCTTTTCAAGTTCAAGATTTAGAATTAAGGGTTGAACAGCTTCTTAAACAAGGGGTTCGGGTAATTTCTCCCTTACAATTCTATCACGATCACGGAGAAACTTTAAAATGGTTAACCCTGGAAGGATGGCAAGGGTTACGTCATACCTTAGTTGAACAAACGGGATCTCTCACCGGAAAACTGCTTCCCGGTTTTCCTGATCTTCTTCCCCTATCTTCCCCAACGTTACTTGCCATTGATCACGTTGTTTTAAATGTAAAATCCGGGGATTTAAAAACAGCAATTTCTGGGTATCAAAATCAATTTGGATTTCAACCTAAACAAAGTTTTGATATTCAAACTGAACGCTCTGGATTACAAAGTCAAGTTCTGATTCATCCCCAAGGTCAAGTTCAGTTTCCGATTAATGAACCCACATCGGCTAATTCCCAAATTCAAGAATTTTTAGATCTAAATCAAGGCTCAGGAATTCAACATTTAGCCCTGAAAACCTCAAATTTAGTGCAACAGGTTAAAGAATTAAGACAAAGAGGATTATCTTTTTTAAGCGTTCCCGATGAATATTATCTGGAATTACAAAACCGTTGGCATCATCAATCCTTATTCATCGATTGGGAACAATTAAAAACCCACCAAATCTTAGTAGATTGGGAAGCTTTAACCCCAGAAGCCATGCTCTTACAAATTTTTACCCAACCCATTTTTGAAAAACCCACCTTTTTCTTTGAATTTATTGAACGAAAAACTTGCGCTATTCAAGGTCAACTTCGACAAGCTCAAGGTTTTGGAGAAGGCAATTTTAGAGCTTTATTTGAAGCCATAGAACGGGAACAAATTAAACGGGGGAGTCAGATGATTTGA
- a CDS encoding NYN domain-containing protein, with protein MFEQTSTIQENGTLVVPAISHYVCRTLVNFHHQYPHWINPRYSHLSWQQAEYQSSLIRQLNQGLSQARNREALFVKLKAYLNRLLSAEFLRSPEYKALIVKLEQLTDPNIALLFANYPLIEHSPSHLLFNGRSSREIGISILLLDVENLPLDVETEQFLETICLYPMQIKVAFANWRSMGKKDFEYHQRGYQLIHVPPGKDSADLKMSTVGSSIFVHYPTAKEVLVCSSDQGLTHLCNTLQTHGLTVYQVSKNKAKVTVLNTRTGQINTYSLNPVPKIPTLDQFIVQLKNLIELEQKQSHCQWVKLNRVAFLYKEAYNLTISQVVASHFSDYQAKDIFLKNPDIFVIHKPSEKSSSYVTLFELQSPALQPSALLETELSQFPLINSLEALETALIEIMQELTLTSSDKPIPMSILGSQFNRKYGVSITQIIKKLRLGGNFQKLLNLSTAFNLEKSEKDWIVKLNSP; from the coding sequence ATGTTCGAGCAAACCAGCACAATTCAAGAAAATGGAACCCTTGTTGTTCCTGCCATCAGTCACTATGTTTGTCGAACATTAGTGAATTTTCACCATCAATATCCTCACTGGATTAACCCCCGTTATTCCCATCTTTCTTGGCAACAGGCTGAATATCAATCCTCACTCATTCGTCAACTTAATCAAGGGTTAAGTCAAGCACGAAATCGAGAGGCACTATTTGTTAAACTCAAAGCCTATCTAAACCGTTTATTGAGTGCTGAATTCTTACGTTCTCCTGAGTATAAAGCCTTAATTGTTAAACTAGAACAACTCACAGACCCCAATATTGCTTTATTGTTTGCCAACTATCCTCTGATTGAGCATTCACCTTCTCACTTATTATTTAATGGGAGAAGTTCTAGAGAAATTGGAATTAGTATTTTATTGTTAGATGTCGAAAATCTGCCTTTAGATGTAGAAACAGAGCAATTTTTAGAAACAATTTGTCTGTATCCTATGCAAATTAAAGTCGCCTTTGCCAATTGGCGCAGCATGGGAAAAAAAGATTTTGAATATCATCAACGTGGCTATCAATTGATTCATGTTCCCCCTGGAAAAGATAGTGCTGATTTAAAAATGTCAACGGTGGGATCATCGATTTTTGTTCATTATCCAACAGCAAAAGAAGTTTTAGTTTGTTCCTCTGATCAAGGCTTAACCCATTTGTGTAATACCCTACAGACTCATGGTTTAACGGTTTATCAAGTTAGTAAAAATAAAGCAAAAGTTACAGTGCTGAATACCCGCACAGGTCAAATTAACACCTATTCTTTAAATCCCGTTCCTAAAATTCCAACTTTAGATCAATTTATTGTGCAATTAAAAAACCTGATTGAATTAGAACAAAAGCAGTCTCACTGCCAATGGGTTAAACTGAATCGAGTTGCATTTTTATATAAAGAAGCCTACAATTTAACGATTAGCCAAGTAGTCGCTTCCCATTTTTCTGATTATCAAGCCAAAGATATCTTTTTAAAAAATCCCGATATTTTTGTGATTCATAAACCTTCCGAAAAATCTTCTAGTTATGTCACCTTATTTGAGCTTCAGTCTCCGGCTCTACAACCCAGCGCTTTACTAGAAACTGAATTATCTCAATTTCCTCTAATTAACTCTTTAGAGGCGCTGGAAACCGCTTTAATTGAAATTATGCAAGAACTCACTTTAACTTCATCAGATAAACCTATTCCTATGTCAATTTTAGGCAGCCAATTTAATCGTAAATATGGCGTTTCTATTACTCAAATTATTAAAAAATTAAGATTAGGGGGCAATTTTCAAAAGCTGTTAAATTTAAGCACCGCTTTTAATTTAGAAAAATCTGAGAAAGATTGGATAGTTAAATTAAATTCCCCGTAG
- a CDS encoding NAD-dependent epimerase/dehydratase family protein, with product MKHLITGGSGFLGNLIARRLSERGEDVKILDIWEDPTRPPEIEFINCDICDRNGVANAMKGIDIVHHNVALVPLTKSGNQFWEVNVEGSKIAAEEAVKAGVKSFIHMSSSALFGDAECPITNDTPTKAVEIYGRAKLAGELAVRDICDQAGLPLIVIRPRTILGEGRLGIFQILFEWIQEGKNVYVIGSGDVKFQFVHAHDLMDAYLLALDLGQPGIYHVGSDRFGTLREGLEHLIEYAGTDSQVKSLPTGLTIGTLQLLDWMGLSPLAPWHYLTYHKEFYFDVDPLLKLGWKPKYSNDEMFRESYDWFKKNYNQLQAEKAGSAHRRPVKEKLLWVLKQLS from the coding sequence ATGAAACATTTAATCACAGGAGGATCAGGTTTTTTAGGCAATTTAATTGCCCGTCGATTATCTGAACGAGGGGAAGATGTTAAAATTTTAGATATTTGGGAAGATCCGACCCGTCCCCCAGAGATTGAATTTATTAATTGTGATATTTGCGATCGCAATGGCGTAGCAAACGCTATGAAAGGAATTGATATTGTCCATCATAATGTAGCTTTAGTTCCCCTAACAAAATCCGGTAATCAATTCTGGGAAGTCAACGTAGAAGGGAGTAAAATCGCCGCCGAAGAAGCGGTTAAAGCCGGGGTTAAAAGCTTTATTCACATGAGTTCTAGCGCCTTATTTGGTGATGCTGAATGTCCGATTACTAACGATACCCCCACTAAAGCCGTTGAAATTTATGGACGGGCAAAATTAGCCGGAGAATTAGCAGTTAGAGACATCTGTGATCAAGCGGGTTTACCCTTAATTGTTATTCGTCCTCGGACGATTTTAGGAGAAGGAAGATTAGGAATTTTTCAGATATTATTTGAATGGATTCAAGAAGGAAAAAACGTTTATGTCATTGGAAGTGGTGACGTTAAATTTCAGTTTGTTCATGCTCATGATTTGATGGATGCCTATCTTTTAGCATTGGATTTAGGTCAACCGGGAATCTATCATGTAGGAAGCGATCGCTTTGGAACATTACGAGAAGGATTAGAACATTTAATCGAATATGCAGGAACAGATTCTCAGGTTAAAAGTTTACCCACTGGATTAACTATTGGAACCTTACAACTGTTAGACTGGATGGGGTTAAGTCCCTTAGCTCCTTGGCATTATTTAACCTATCACAAAGAATTTTATTTTGATGTAGATCCTCTGCTAAAATTAGGCTGGAAACCCAAATATTCTAATGATGAAATGTTCCGAGAAAGTTATGATTGGTTTAAAAAGAACTATAATCAACTGCAAGCGGAAAAAGCGGGATCTGCCCATCGTCGCCCCGTCAAAGAAAAACTACTCTGGGTCTTAAAACAACTCTCCTAA
- the crtW gene encoding beta-carotene ketolase CrtW, which yields MSNPSVLDYQYLDIQDSIPPELKNNKNSIETRINLTTKTQAGLLIALTIIAIWAVGFIKFLSLDLPQTNGVIIGLALLLQTFLYTGLFITAHDAMHGSLYPNNLKLNHLIGTIAVTLYGLLSYEELIKKHWLHHRYPASDNDPDFHDGEHQSLISWYLYFMIRYWSWRRLIKLAFVFHSIQFLFHIPILNLALFWLIPFICSSFQLFYFGTFLTHREPEGGYQNEHCAQSNSFPVFWSFMTCYHFGYHQEHHQYPNVPWWQLPNVRNP from the coding sequence ATGTCTAATCCGTCCGTCTTAGATTACCAATATCTTGATATCCAAGATTCTATTCCTCCTGAATTAAAAAATAATAAAAATTCTATTGAGACTAGGATTAACTTAACAACGAAAACCCAAGCTGGGTTATTGATTGCCCTTACTATTATAGCTATCTGGGCCGTTGGATTTATCAAATTTCTATCTTTGGATTTGCCTCAAACTAATGGGGTTATAATTGGGTTAGCCCTGCTGCTACAAACCTTTTTATATACAGGTTTGTTTATTACGGCTCATGATGCCATGCACGGTTCTCTTTATCCTAATAATCTGAAGCTGAATCATTTAATCGGGACAATTGCGGTCACGCTTTATGGATTACTTTCCTATGAAGAATTGATCAAAAAACATTGGCTGCATCATCGCTACCCCGCCAGTGACAATGATCCTGACTTCCATGATGGTGAGCATCAAAGTCTCATTTCTTGGTATCTGTATTTTATGATCCGATACTGGAGTTGGCGACGATTAATTAAATTAGCTTTTGTATTCCATAGCATTCAATTTTTATTTCATATCCCTATCCTTAATTTGGCTTTATTTTGGCTTATTCCTTTTATCTGTAGTTCCTTTCAATTGTTTTATTTTGGAACTTTTCTCACCCATCGAGAACCTGAAGGAGGATATCAAAATGAACACTGTGCTCAAAGTAATTCCTTCCCCGTCTTTTGGTCGTTTATGACTTGTTATCACTTTGGTTATCATCAAGAACACCATCAATATCCTAATGTTCCTTGGTGGCAACTTCCCAACGTTCGCAACCCTTAA
- a CDS encoding NAD-dependent epimerase/dehydratase family protein: MSTLEQVLVTGSLGWLGIRLVKALIEGFPEVEFLSKPSKNLNIRCLVLPGQDFSSLKDLSNNIEVMVGDLRNPQDCDRFCENAENAILFHTAGIIHPQRVQEFYQINVEGTKNLLNAAISSKIKRAIIVSSNSPCGCNPHPDHLFDETSPYHPYMNYGRSKMFMELAVKNYQQQGKIETVIIRPPWFYGPHQPQRQTLFFKMIRDGKGPIVGDGTNLRSMAYVDNLCQGLLLAAMTEKANGETYWIADERPYSMNEIIDTIEQLLEQEFQQSCVHKRLKLPGLASEVALVIDGSLQTLGFYHQKIHVLSEMNKTIACSVVKAQRELGYHPTISLEEGMRRSLKWIFKNYGGLD, translated from the coding sequence ATGAGCACTCTCGAACAGGTTTTGGTTACAGGTTCCCTGGGCTGGTTGGGAATTCGATTGGTGAAAGCATTAATTGAGGGATTTCCAGAAGTGGAATTCTTATCTAAACCGAGTAAAAACCTCAATATTCGTTGTCTAGTTTTACCCGGTCAAGACTTCTCCAGTCTTAAAGATTTGTCGAACAATATTGAGGTAATGGTGGGAGATCTGCGAAATCCTCAAGATTGCGATCGCTTTTGTGAAAATGCCGAAAATGCTATTTTATTTCATACCGCAGGAATTATTCATCCTCAACGAGTTCAAGAATTTTATCAAATTAATGTAGAAGGAACTAAAAATCTATTAAATGCTGCGATTTCTAGTAAAATAAAACGAGCTATTATTGTATCCTCTAATTCTCCCTGTGGTTGTAACCCCCATCCCGATCATTTATTTGATGAAACCTCTCCCTATCATCCCTATATGAACTATGGACGCTCAAAAATGTTCATGGAATTAGCTGTAAAAAACTATCAGCAACAGGGAAAAATTGAAACCGTTATTATTCGTCCTCCTTGGTTTTATGGCCCCCATCAACCCCAACGTCAAACCCTATTTTTTAAAATGATTCGAGATGGAAAGGGGCCAATTGTTGGCGATGGAACTAATTTAAGATCTATGGCTTATGTCGATAATCTTTGTCAAGGATTACTATTAGCAGCAATGACAGAAAAAGCCAACGGAGAAACCTATTGGATAGCCGATGAACGTCCCTACTCGATGAATGAAATTATTGATACAATTGAACAGTTATTAGAACAAGAATTTCAACAATCTTGTGTTCATAAACGCTTAAAATTACCAGGGTTAGCGAGTGAAGTTGCTTTAGTTATTGATGGAAGTTTACAAACATTAGGATTTTATCACCAAAAGATTCATGTTCTCTCAGAAATGAATAAAACTATAGCTTGTTCTGTTGTTAAAGCTCAACGGGAATTAGGCTATCATCCCACGATTTCTTTAGAAGAAGGAATGCGAAGAAGTTTAAAATGGATCTTTAAGAATTATGGAGGATTAGATTAA
- a CDS encoding glycosyltransferase, producing MTHFGIICPPYPGHLNPQSALGRELQKRGHQVTVLQLIDLEKKVQSEGLEFYPVGLSIYQPGLLAETFQQLGQLSGIKALQYSVDFCQLFTEILCQDAPKAIAKLGINALLVDQLEPVGETIAEYLNLPLIVVSCGQAIHRRGDVPPFFTPWLYQNQAWAKLRNQIAYFILDYSCQPILNTINQYRQQWKLPHYPHFYGATSTRLAHISQQPEAFDFPIPNLPKNFYYTGPFRNQSPQNIPFPYDRLTGQPLIYASLGSVQNTKVNLFRSIAEACQQLDAQLLITHGGGMSKDEVKTLPGSPLVVEYAPQIEVLAKASLTITHGGMNTVMDSLSYGVPLVAIPITFEQPGTGARIRWTKTGEVIPISYLKVSRLQQAIQQVLTHNSYSENALKIRDSIRKAGGVKRAANIVEQCVKQPTKPLNDYEYQRKILANSKRTVITTTHKAK from the coding sequence ATGACGCATTTTGGTATTATTTGTCCCCCCTATCCCGGTCACTTGAATCCTCAGTCTGCTTTAGGACGAGAATTACAAAAACGAGGACATCAAGTTACCGTTTTACAACTGATTGATCTTGAGAAAAAAGTTCAATCAGAAGGCTTAGAATTTTATCCCGTTGGCTTGTCTATTTATCAACCGGGACTGTTAGCAGAAACGTTTCAGCAACTGGGTCAATTAAGTGGAATTAAAGCTCTGCAATATTCCGTCGATTTCTGTCAACTGTTCACAGAAATTCTGTGTCAAGATGCGCCCAAAGCGATCGCTAAATTAGGAATTAATGCCCTTTTAGTGGATCAACTGGAACCTGTGGGAGAAACGATTGCAGAATACCTTAATTTACCCTTAATTGTGGTGTCCTGTGGTCAAGCTATTCATCGCCGGGGGGATGTTCCTCCTTTTTTTACCCCTTGGTTATATCAAAATCAAGCCTGGGCAAAACTTCGGAATCAAATTGCTTATTTTATTTTAGATTATAGTTGTCAACCGATTTTAAACACAATTAATCAATATCGACAACAGTGGAAATTACCCCATTATCCTCATTTTTATGGTGCAACTTCAACTCGACTCGCCCATATTAGTCAACAACCAGAAGCCTTTGATTTTCCGATTCCTAATTTACCGAAAAATTTCTACTATACAGGCCCTTTTCGCAATCAATCACCCCAAAATATTCCCTTTCCCTATGACCGTTTAACCGGACAACCTTTAATTTATGCCTCTTTAGGAAGTGTACAAAATACAAAAGTTAATCTATTTCGATCAATTGCAGAAGCTTGTCAACAATTAGATGCTCAATTATTAATTACGCACGGTGGCGGAATGAGTAAAGATGAAGTTAAAACGTTACCGGGTTCTCCTTTAGTCGTTGAGTATGCACCTCAGATTGAAGTATTAGCAAAAGCGAGTTTAACGATTACTCATGGGGGTATGAATACGGTGATGGATTCTTTAAGTTATGGCGTTCCTTTAGTGGCTATTCCGATTACTTTTGAACAACCGGGAACCGGAGCGCGAATTCGTTGGACAAAAACCGGAGAAGTTATCCCTATTAGCTACTTAAAAGTTTCTCGATTACAACAAGCTATTCAACAGGTTTTAACCCATAATTCTTATTCAGAAAATGCCTTAAAAATTAGGGATTCTATTCGCAAGGCTGGAGGTGTTAAACGAGCAGCAAATATTGTGGAACAGTGCGTTAAACAACCGACAAAACCCCTAAATGATTATGAATATCAACGAAAAATATTGGCAAATTCAAAGCGGACGGTTATCACCACGACTCATAAGGCAAAATGA
- a CDS encoding YdcF family protein, translated as MVSHIVVTEGLVFREDFAQDYFLSNYFEEVLKQVLKQVAETEKVYISPGNSFDCPKSEEQYAAKYLLHYRPELQVFVPENVKDRPYLDTFDNARLLRKWLEQQGQWPLGEVILYCNQPHALRSQLMFKLCGYNVQQVITSHPELANRTMPLRLVYYHYLPAHLLYEWGALVYNLIRFNCSKNSFKNQQ; from the coding sequence ATGGTCAGTCATATTGTCGTAACAGAAGGATTAGTTTTTCGAGAAGACTTCGCTCAAGATTATTTTTTATCTAATTATTTTGAAGAAGTTTTAAAACAAGTTTTAAAGCAGGTTGCTGAAACTGAAAAAGTGTATATTTCTCCAGGTAATTCCTTTGATTGTCCTAAATCAGAAGAACAGTATGCTGCAAAATATCTCCTACATTATCGTCCTGAACTCCAGGTTTTTGTTCCTGAAAACGTTAAAGATCGTCCCTATCTCGATACTTTTGATAATGCTAGATTATTAAGAAAATGGCTAGAACAACAGGGACAATGGCCGTTAGGAGAAGTGATTTTATATTGTAATCAACCCCATGCACTGCGGAGTCAGTTAATGTTTAAACTCTGTGGCTATAACGTTCAACAGGTGATTACTTCTCATCCTGAACTAGCAAATCGAACAATGCCACTCCGTCTTGTATATTATCATTATTTACCTGCTCATCTACTTTACGAATGGGGAGCTTTAGTTTATAATTTAATCAGATTTAATTGCAGTAAAAATTCTTTTAAAAATCAACAATAA
- a CDS encoding DMT family transporter — translation MNNINSVNWMSWSLVLIAAINTGIGNLLLKKSRLEAPDPSLLTLLLSPWFIAAILVYGINLIVFAKALDHLPVSIAYPIFAAIGFSLVALMGNLFLGERFGLNQMIGLSLIVAGIMIMSR, via the coding sequence GTGAACAATATCAACTCAGTTAACTGGATGTCATGGAGTTTAGTTTTAATCGCCGCCATTAACACCGGAATCGGCAATTTATTACTCAAAAAATCCCGCTTAGAAGCCCCCGATCCCAGTTTATTAACTCTACTCTTATCTCCTTGGTTTATTGCCGCAATTTTAGTCTATGGAATTAATCTGATTGTCTTTGCTAAAGCCCTAGATCACTTACCTGTATCAATAGCTTATCCCATCTTTGCAGCGATTGGTTTTAGCTTGGTTGCATTGATGGGAAACCTATTTTTAGGAGAACGTTTTGGGTTAAATCAAATGATAGGATTAAGCTTGATTGTGGCTGGAATTATGATTATGTCTCGTTAA
- a CDS encoding LmeA family phospholipid-binding protein has translation MLSEKTGFAKQTLNKIAEVALSTQIKAQKLEVDIETNLQKITHGDIDHIAIKINHLKMQNPLQIEMFKLDIGQVTVQPMSAIRGKIKLVHPSEGKLELEVNEDNLHEALHRKLQQKVQLKLLENGRIFFKINSMDGMKESPELTLIAIPKINSDRKTLLLELFPLTTPSSLPPEQITHLFTTFSEILDLKNLEKSGTTLTLDQFQITSGWLHLKANAHINKFPSS, from the coding sequence ATGCTATCAGAAAAAACTGGATTTGCTAAACAAACCCTGAATAAAATTGCAGAAGTTGCCCTTTCTACCCAAATTAAGGCACAAAAGTTAGAAGTTGATATCGAAACAAATCTGCAAAAAATTACTCATGGAGATATTGATCATATTGCCATTAAAATTAATCATCTCAAAATGCAGAATCCGCTCCAAATCGAGATGTTTAAATTAGATATTGGTCAAGTTACGGTTCAACCGATGAGTGCAATTCGGGGAAAAATTAAATTAGTTCATCCTTCAGAAGGTAAACTAGAGTTAGAGGTTAATGAAGACAATCTCCATGAAGCTCTACATCGTAAATTGCAACAAAAAGTTCAATTAAAGTTACTAGAAAATGGTAGAATTTTCTTTAAAATTAATTCAATGGATGGAATGAAAGAATCCCCAGAACTAACTTTAATTGCTATTCCTAAAATTAATAGTGATCGCAAAACCTTATTACTGGAACTATTTCCCTTAACTACCCCGTCTTCCCTTCCCCCTGAACAAATTACCCATCTCTTTACTACCTTTAGCGAAATTCTTGATCTCAAAAATTTGGAAAAATCAGGGACAACGCTGACCCTCGATCAATTTCAAATTACATCAGGTTGGTTACATCTCAAAGCCAATGCTCATATTAATAAATTTCCATCCAGTTAA
- a CDS encoding SDR family oxidoreductase has translation MNNKVAVVVGATWGIGAAVARKLAQTGTKLVLVARNSTQLQTLAKELETTEVLPVSTDITDPQQVDSLIQKTSDYLGQIDILINAAGAGILKQWNKMEINIQPESHLFF, from the coding sequence ATGAATAACAAAGTAGCTGTTGTTGTGGGTGCAACGTGGGGAATTGGAGCAGCCGTTGCTCGAAAATTGGCCCAAACCGGAACTAAACTGGTCTTAGTCGCCAGAAATAGTACCCAATTACAAACTTTGGCGAAGGAGTTAGAAACAACGGAGGTGTTACCCGTTTCTACAGACATCACTGACCCCCAACAAGTGGACAGTTTAATCCAAAAAACCAGCGATTATTTGGGTCAAATTGATATTTTAATCAATGCTGCGGGTGCAGGGATTTTAAAACAGTGGAACAAAATGGAAATTAATATTCAACCGGAAAGCCATTTATTCTTCTAA